taaatactgcatctaaagattttttttaattattattaacagAACGTTTGTTTAAAGGAAAAAGGTTTTATCCATCAattggcgaataaataaataaataagttaaatttcaCAAAATCGTTTTCTGCAAATACGACACATATTCAAAGAACTTTTATGAACTGCTTAAGTAATTTTGAAGCAAACATAACGCTGCTATGACTAAGAAGTTGGCTTAAAGGACAAAAATGTCgtctttaattattaaaaatttgagaGTTTTAATAACAAGGCAGAGAATGAGTGTTTgacaaatatttagtttatgCCGTCAGCACATAAACATCTACAATCACAGTTGTTTTCGTAATCCCTTTAAGTAAGTATGTAATTAGCAGAGCTGCTGTTAAGTACTgtcaaaatgtattaatttaagttgTCACTATTCGAAAACTAGTCTTAAACATCCAAATATATGAGGCTTACACTGCTATAAGTAATAAGATTACTGAGTCACGAGACTTGTTGGGAATAACTTCGTATAATTTAAGTTTGGCGAATAGAATATCCACTAATATGACTTAAGCCTTGTATCGAACCTACCTGAAGGTATTCGTGGAGGGTGTCGAGACTCGGCGTCTTGTCGCCGTAGTAGCTCTGCTTCAACTGGTCTCCGTACTCCCGGCACAGGGCACTCTCCCTGTCCATGTTCAACTCGATGGGCACCACAAACCGACAGTCATCCAGCTCGTTTAGACACTTGGGATGCGACTTGGTCTCGGAGTACAAGAGGAGACCCTCGTTGGAGACGCCTCCGATGATCATCGGGATGTTGTTGCTCCAGGCGGTTCGCATCATTTCGATGGGTTTCGTGGGCACCACACAGTGACTAGTTATGTAGGGTTCGATCACTGGTCCGAAGGAGAAGCCGATTCGCTCCTTCTTTTCCGCGTCGATGCACAGCTCTCCATTGGCTTTGATGATTTCGGATCCCTTGGCGTTGTTCAGGAACTCCCAGACATCGCGGGTGTTGTTTTCGCCCGCATAGCCCGCCTGCACAGCCAGCCGATATGGCCAATTTCTCTGGGGGGTGACCGCCCACGGAGAAAGCGAGTTGCCCGACATGCAGATGGCCTTGTGGAAGAGTCCGCGCGTCTGCTCAGTTATCATCATGTAGTGGACCGAGGCACTGCCCGCACTGTCCCCAAAAATGGTTATATTCGCCGAGTCTCCTCCAAAACGGGAGCAGTTGGCCTTGACCCATCGAAGGGCCAACACCTGGTCCTTGAGGCCCGCATTGCCGGGCACATCGAGCTCGGGATCGTCCAGGCACAGAAATCCTTCAAAGTAAAGGCACAATAgaattttttcatttgcaatCTCCGAATTCTATCTTACCGAGTGGGCCTAGTCTGTAGTTAATAGAAATAACCACCACATCCTCGCGCAGCAGGTAATCCGGACTGTAGCACTCGCGAGAGGCCTCGCCAAATTGAAAGCCACCGCCATAGATCCAGACCATCACTGGCATGGGCTTGGTGGGATATAACTGTCGgagaaatttgaaattcatgTTCAGAGTAAAACTGTATTTTATAtcgtaatttaaatttattgttaatatatatattgcataattttatagttttagtttattttttagaataaatggATTTGATTGCGGTGCGTAGATCTAAATACGCGGTTTTAGATAGCAGAAAAAAGGCGATATTGAtaatttgtgaaaattaattttttttccaacatcatacaactattttaatatttcttccTAGccattttagatttattttagttcGAATGtcacttttctttaaaaaactcttctaagttttaaaatgttggaGAAAATAAAATCCGTTCGGCCgttattaaatttccaaaatggtcaaaaaaaaaaaaattattgaatgaACTTTCATAAGTAAATTGTTGAAATAGGGACTTTGGGAtcataaaataagaaatttattccgcatttaaaaaagttaagtgCTTTAAGTAGGTTACTTGAAATCATTTCCATACAGGACTGCTTTTTTCACTCCCTAATTTGTAGTCGACTTTGGCTTTAACTCACATTCTTCGTGTAGACGTTGAGGTAGAGGCAGTCCTCGGAGCCGTCGGTCATCTCGAACACAAAGTGCTTCTGGAGGGGCTTAGGGCCCTGGGAGGTGCAGCTCTTGACCTCCGTCCAGACCTCCGGCGGCTGAGGGGCCTTGTACCGCAGCTCGCCCACCGGCGGCTTCGCGAAGGGAATCCGCTCGAAGCTGAAGTAGGACTGGCCGTAGATGGACTTCCGCTTCACGCCCTTGATGGGCCGTAGGTGGTGCTGACGACAGTCTTTTCGCTGGTCCTGTAGCGGCGTTGCTGGACCTTAAAGTCAACCATTCTGTGGGGAAAGAGACCGAAATGAGCTTATAGGATTTCACAAGACATTTTCCGATTTCCACCAACGGATCTGAGCCGTTGCGGCCATTAATCAGAGACAATAAACGACGTCAGCCCCGCTGGTATTGATGCGAGTCTACTTTCCGTTTAGTGCTCTGCTGATAAGGTTATTTTTTATCAGCCCGTGGCTGACGGGCCAGGTGTGCACCATTTATAAGCCCCTCGACTCTCCACGATACATACTAAATCAGTTTGCGATATTTTGCTATTCTTTTTTCCTTccgatttttgttttcggcTTATTTGTTCTGGCTAACGTGCAAACAAAATCCGACGCACTCTGGTAtcaaaagataaacaaaccGCTAGCCAAACGAATTTTCGGTATAATTTTTTGAGTTGTGTAAGTCATTCAACTTGAGTGCAGGAATTCAAGGGTAGAGGCCATTGAAACTGAAAAGTGTACTAAACTTTTAACAACCGATCACAACTGGGCTATGTGttcatataattatttatttataaagccCTAGCGTTCAATGAAAAAACAGATACAAATCATTTAGCAAAAACTCAAGGCAAAGGCCattgaaaaagaaatgtttttataccGTTGGTAAGGCATTCCACAAATTGGCAATTGTTTACATATTTTGTGCTTTAAAAATAGAACGAGGTGCCGTGATTTTTGCGGGAACTGTTAACACACAAAGGCTGAGgtgctattttttaattgtctaAATAAAAGCATTAAGCTACCTTGATAAGGTGTCCCAAACATTCATTCATTTCGTATCCATATAGTGATTTCAAATGTTTCCTACCCTAGAGACCCCCAATTTTAGATCACCATGAGGCGGCTTTTGTTTATAGCTATCCATTATGGCCAAGTCGTGTACTATATACAAATCAAAACCGTTTCTGTCGTTATTTCCATTATTTGAAAGGAACGTGtttcaactttaaattaatgccTGCGTAATCCCGTATATGTCATATCCAGAACGATAACACCAAAACCGAACTATAAGTAGGGAATCTGTCCCactctttgtttttttcccgTCGTCGTTGTTTGCAAATGCCTTCAGCAGCTGAAGCCACCCCAAGGGCAGcgaaaatatatcaaaatgtGTGTTTATTAATAGCCGGAACGAGCATTTTTCGGTCGAGATGGAAGCCGAAGCCCCAACGCATGATGTGAATAATACATCCGTAGCAATTTGCTGCGACTATCTCAAAATGTGGCCTTGAACTTAGCCATGGAAATTGTTACGGCGAAGGAGCGCTTAAGCTAATGGTCGGCACCTATAAAAAAGAAGGAAAgtcaatataaataatgtttatgaCGGGTCTGCCCCGGCCATAAAAATTGTGTCCTAATGCCGGGCTTGCGTGTAGCAAGGACATTTCTCAATTGGTGGTCCTTAAACGCACCCAAACGGGGCGAACTGACCactgaacattttttaaaatcctgAAAGCCTACACCGAGAGAATTTGAGAACGAAAACACCAAGAGCAAATCTGCTCTCTTTCagtatttttacttttcaCTTTATCGAGAAGAAACGTTCTTGAAATTGTTCTTTTTGCTCATATATGGAACCTACATGTATCACTTTGACCAtggctaattttatttttcttagaTGAATATAAACAAGTATCAATAAGTGCACATAAAACAATTTGCGTTAACTCATTTAGAGCtgcttaaaatttgattttccgATTCATTTTTTTGCCTTCCGTCAAAAGTTTATCTGATAAACGATCTTGTGTGTCACAACTGATTTATGTGCTATTTTTGGCTGCTGCAGtgataaattttaagcaaaataaacaaaaaattgtgctTACACTAAgatgaaaaaaatgttgctgCTTATTCACAACAAGTGACGACAGCTGTGTCAaaataagcaacaaaaaaatacaaataaattaaaaattattttcacgaaatatatttaaagactaAATTAAGCACTTAAAATTGATTAGAGAACATAATTTTCTcgttcaaaaataatttataactttttttccaaTGTCATATCAACAGATAACAGTcactttaaataataataattatttataaaaaaaataaaaagttatctcccaaagcaaacaaaattccaaaaaattgaacaaaaataaaataagtgcAGCAATAAGGAATGGTGAAACATCTGTTATTCAGATCACCTTATCAATAGAATACTTGGAACAATTCCATACAGTTTTTAGTTTGTGTTTAGTTCCTATGCACTCGGGGAAGTGATAAGCTCGGCTTGTGTCATATAtgattcaattatttttgcatactCGCTTCGTAATCTTTTTGGCTGTGCGTTATCAGCTAGACCTAGGCACAAATCCGGCACGCGATAGATGGAAATGTAGGACCATCTAATCTAAAGCTACATCAAATATTGTCTAGCGGACAGACTGTCAGACAGTCATGGCCACGTTAGTTTCTTGCAGCAGATGAGAACACACGAAAATAATGATTAGTTCTCGTACAAAATTAGAGACATTAAACCGCGAGAAATTAATTTCCGCTCGGAGTACCTACAAAACGTTGGCTTCTATTTGCAGACGCATTCGTGGACATAACGATGACCTTGGCAAGGCTGCGAAAGCTACATTTGTGGAGCTTTGATGGAATATGGGGGAAGGGGTGGTCAAGCTACAGGTCAAGGAGTTATCTGAATAATGTGTGTGggctaaaatttaattgcaaacaaCATTTACTTAGAGCATTTAAAGGGTTACATGTGTTTCAAGCCCGAAATCGAGCTCAACGctcaattaaacaaaaaaatattataaatcaaacaaatttacatAAGTAATAACACTTGTAGTAAACTTGCCAATCAAACTAGAACAATATATAAGAAGGTAATATGACAATCACttcacataaattttaataaaaattaagattaatacaaatttgaataGCATTAATGGCCATATGTTCACTTTATTAACCTTAATAGGGTAAATGTGTATAATGAACAGCTCGAACTGATCTGCGTGCCTTAATCTGATGATGAATGCGCTAAAATTTGAACTCATTCATTGAAAAATCCTTATAATACACATTAtgcatacatacaaatttatCAGAGTGCTCGCTCTTGACGCGGCAATTCTTTCAttcttttttcatttaaagaaaattgttttcgcCGTAGAAAAGCTctcggtaaaaaaaataatagagaAAAAGAATATGCTGCAAAATTAATGGAATTGACAGTCGACAAGTGTGTTGGTGTGAGTGGGCGGTAGATAGACGGCGAGCACGAACGGCTAGCGACAGAATTTCACATGCTACACTGACGAATTTTTATGCCGCGTTTGTATCCGACGTAAGCGCAGCGTCATAAATAAAGCATACAGAACAAAAGAATGCTGAAATGCACAGAAATCTAAAAACAATTACTTGTTCAGAACGGCAAAAGCAGCTGACCAAAGATGTTTATGGTAATCTATCtatttattgtataaaaaaaacaagagtcgagttccccgactattagatacccttTACTCAGCCAACCAACCCAAGTATTTCccctacaaaacaatcgaagttaaggtggcgccatctgctaACAGTTCTGTAGTTCTGTTATCTCTCACTTTATCTCTCTCTCATCTGCTAGCAGCGGCAAAAAACTTCATAAGCCccataacttctaaaataatagctcgatttaaaaaaatgtttgggtctaccgatagatatgaccgaaGCGCACACACAACAATCAACCCCAGCCTTCTAACACGTCTCAGAGTGACAGTACATACTTTCACGATTTCTGGGtgttagagtgggcgtggctctgATTTGAAACAAACTTGCACTGCTTAGGAACTACCAAaatctgcatgccaagtcccaaatctctagcttttatagtttccaaaatctcgacgttcatacagactataccgactcggctattgatcctgttcaagaatatatatactttatacggtcggaaacgcttccttctacctgttacatacatttcaacgagtaacgggtataaatatgatttaatcAAGAGATGCTATACGATACACCTTCAATTAGCAGGGcataaatcttaatttttcctaTCTTATATTTATAAGATTTCCGGATTTAAGTTGATTTGCTTTTGGTGTTAGACTTTTTCAAATTACCGATCCAAGTGCCTGGGTATTTTGAATTTGTACGCAAAGGAGGCCAACTATTGCGGGAATATCGATGGCTTTACTTTCGCTTCTGATCTCCTGCCAAAATAATGGCAATACGTATGAAGATGTTCAGGGCGTCCATGTAAATAGCCAAAGCGTGATTGATGGGGTCGTACAGTGAGCTGCTGTACTGCGGATGCAGTTCCGCCGCCTTGACGATCCTCTGGGTGTCGTAGAGCAGGAACCCGCTGAAGAGGATCAGTCCGCCGTACAGGGACATGCTGGCCAGCCCCGCCCCCACCGCAGTCGTGGGCGGCAGCCACATGGAGGCCAGCGACGAGGCGAAGACCACCCCCAGTCCGATGGCCAGCGGCCCGCCCATGTGCAGGAACTTCTCGCTCGGCGCGCAGGCGGCCACTGTGGACAGGGCGCCCACGATGCCGCCGGTGTAGAGCAGGGCCTTGGTCAGAATGGGTCCGCCCAGCAGGCACATGGGCGCCAGCACGGCCCCCAAAACGGCGCAGTGGGCCACCCAGGCCAGCTGCTTGGCCCCGAACCCGGGCTCATAGTCCAAGCCCTGGGCGACGGCTCCACTGAGCATCACCAGTCCGAGGGTCACCAGTGATGCGATCCACCCGGAACGCGTCAGCAGCGCCATCATGGCGTCCGACTGGAAGAAGGCCACGGCCGAAGCGGCTGACACCCCGCAGGATGCCCCGAAGTAGGCGTAGGTGGCGTGGATTCGATCCCTCACGTACTGGGGCCACACCACCGAGCGGTCATAGATGCTGGGCTGGTTGGAGAGGCCCAGGCCGTAGTAGCACAGACCCACGAGGCCCATCAGGGCCGCTCCTGCCGCGGCCCCCTTGCCCATGGAATAGGCGTTTTCGCTGGGCGGACCCATCAGGCGATCCTTGAGAGAGGGTCCTCTGGTGCGGCTCTCCAAGTGGGACCGGTCGCGATCCCTGGACCCCCTGGAATACTTCCTCATCCCCGGCCCCGGCACATCCCTCTTGGGCACTACGGCCGGCGTCGCCCGAGGATTGCTCCTCATCTGGGGCTGGGTGGAGCTCCAAAGACGAGCGCCTCCAGTCTGGCCAAAGAGACGCAGCGATCTTCCCTGCAGCACATGGGTTAAACGGGCCAAAAGCATGGCGAAAACCGAGttcaaattgatttgttttataactAATAACCTATTTCTAGCTTTATaagctttattaaattttcaacctTGTTTCATTAGTAAGAGTCAACAATTTTGGAAACCAAATTTTGAGAGAAGTCCGATCAAATATGCTTAGAAGTATTTTGTAAGGGTAACTGTTTTGGAAGTTTATTAGaacttttcgtttttttaagTCAATAAAGTATTTATGAGCTTTTTTATGTATTCATTATTTTACTATCTGTCATTATCAGTCAACCAAGTGATGTTAActacaataattttattatggcGATCATTTTTTGCTACTGAAGAGTACTAAAAAATCTTTACCGGCTTGAACCAGATCAATCTGGGCAAATCGAGATGAGAAGACAAAGAATTTCCAAGAGATATTTGTATACCTCGTAACGAAATTTTTGCACGTGCCAAGAAGAACTGAGAATTCCCAGCAAAGATTGTCTGTAATTGAAGGTTAATTGGCTGCCAAGCGATGAGTTTGCTGTGTCAATTGATCAAACCAATGACTAAAATTGATTTCAGCCAATAAATAACGAATTGGAATTGACCAAATTTTAATATCGAATACTTAAAggcaagcaatttaaaaagcaaagcagaaaatatattgtatgtaAGTTGATAATTTATATGTGCCAAATTGATTGAATGTGGGCTGTGtgaatttatttcaaacaGTCGCGACTGACAGCAATCACAAAAACAACGATTtgaatatgcaaattaatgcacatttgaaatatataaaaaattgcttCTGATATGGCGTCATTATATTGCAAATATCTACAGGGCGTATcaatggaaacattttttgagtaaatatattaaaataaatgcaatgtCTGtttgaaacaaacaaacagcgTATTTcgcttacaaaaataatatgtgTAAGCTCGTCTGAATTATGCGGTAGCAATTTCAAAgggaaattaaaaa
This genomic window from Drosophila gunungcola strain Sukarami chromosome 3R, Dgunungcola_SK_2, whole genome shotgun sequence contains:
- the LOC128252678 gene encoding LOW QUALITY PROTEIN: esterase B1 (The sequence of the model RefSeq protein was modified relative to this genomic sequence to represent the inferred CDS: inserted 1 base in 1 codon) gives rise to the protein MSSMAAFDQFKIGLKMVDFKVQQRRYRTSEKTVVSTTYGPXKGVKRKSIYGQSYFSFERIPFAKPPVGELRYKAPQPPEVWTEVKSCTSQGPKPLQKHFVFEMTDGSEDCLYLNVYTKNLYPTKPMPVMVWIYGGGFQFGEASRECYSPDYLLREDVVVISINYRLGPLGFLCLDDPELDVPGNAGLKDQVLALRWVKANCSRFGGDSANITIFGDSAGSASVHYMMITEQTRGLFHKAICMSGNSLSPWAVTPQRNWPYRLAVQAGYAGENNTRDVWEFLNNAKGSEIIKANGELCIDAEKKERIGFSFGPVIEPYITSHCVVPTKPIEMMRTAWSNNIPMIIGGVSNEGLLLYSETKSHPKCLNELDDCRFVVPIELNMDRESALCREYGDQLKQSYYGDKTPSLDTLHEYLQMVSHEYFWFPIYRTVLSRLQYARGAPTYLYRFDFDSKHFNHLRILSCGKKVRGTCHGDDLSYLFYNSLARKLKNHTREYKCIERLVGLWTHFAASGNPNFDPEQEDLWQPVDLASVEKHQLKCLNISDELKVIDVPDLKKLMVWESFFRRDELL
- the LOC128252685 gene encoding growth hormone-inducible transmembrane protein, which translates into the protein MLLARLTHVLQGRSLRLFGQTGGARLWSSTQPQMRSNPRATPAVVPKRDVPGPGMRKYSRGSRDRDRSHLESRTRGPSLKDRLMGPPSENAYSMGKGAAAGAALMGLVGLCYYGLGLSNQPSIYDRSVVWPQYVRDRIHATYAYFGASCGVSAASAVAFFQSDAMMALLTRSGWIASLVTLGLVMLSGAVAQGLDYEPGFGAKQLAWVAHCAVLGAVLAPMCLLGGPILTKALLYTGGIVGALSTVAACAPSEKFLHMGGPLAIGLGVVFASSLASMWLPPTTAVGAGLASMSLYGGLILFSGFLLYDTQRIVKAAELHPQYSSSLYDPINHALAIYMDALNIFIRIAIILAGDQKRK